DNA sequence from the Phocoena sinus isolate mPhoSin1 chromosome 9, mPhoSin1.pri, whole genome shotgun sequence genome:
CCTTTGAACTTCTGACCTTCTGTCAACTTCCCTCAGACGAACGAAAcgaaaacaaatacttttttcccTGGGCAGTGGCTATTCCCGTTCCCAGCAcaaaaggaggggggaggggcagccgacgtcggagtggggtggggagagccagGCCAGGCGTGTACCACGGGCCCCAAAAACGTGCCCTAAAaacctggaggctgggaaggggggGTGGCCTGAAAGGCGCCCCCTGCTTTACCCCTTCCCCGTCCTTCCTGCGTCCCCGGTCCTAAGAGTTAAAGTGGGGAAGGCGGGGGACctgggaggtgagggcagggccCGGGGAAGGGGAAGCGGCAACGCCTCCCGGGCTCCTGGGGCACCTGCTCCCCCCCCTCCGGTCCCCCACTTAAGATAACCACCTAGACTCTGCTCTCGGGTGCGTGTCCCTCCTCCCCCGTCTCTGCGTGTCTCTGTCTCCCTAATGTGACTGCCGCCCAAGTCCCTCAACCATGGCAAGATCGTCCCCAGTGGAACTTTCAGAGCAGTTCAGGAACGCATGAGCCCCTGGTTAATATTAACTCCGAGAGGGGGAAGCGCAGACAGACACGCTCTCACCGCAGGCCGCGGTGCCGAGGGGCTCCGAGGGGGCAGGAGGCCGCgaggggccggcctgcgggctgCGCGGGGGACCGGCCCGAGGCGCCACGTTGGGCAGATTTCCGGGTGCGTGGCGGCCCCGGGGAGCGGCGCTCAGGTGTGGGTTTGAAGGGAGGGGCCTGGTTTTCCGGAGGGGGGAAGGAGGATTGGCGAGAGGTGTGTGAGGGGACCCTTCTGAAGTCGGGACACCCTCTCCCCCGCGCTGGGGAAGCCCGTGGGTGTCGGCGGTGACAGTCCCTGCTCGGCTCCCgggcgcggagcggctgcgcaGACTGGGGAGGTGGCGCGGGAGCTCGGGCGTGGGGAACAACTTGGCCTCCGCCGACACAAAGCCGGGCCCGTCGGCCCCTCTGGGCTTCACGGTGGCTGCACAGAGACGGGGTTGATTCGCGGCACACGACCCAGTGAATTGATAACCGGCCCGGGCTTCCCGGCTCTGCCCGCGACGATCCCGCCCGGCCGGGGCGCAGAGACTCTTGCAGCCGCGGGCCGAGGCCGCGTTGCGCCTGGCGGAGCCCGGGCCTGCCTCGGCCCTGGGTTCCTCGCCTGGGGTCTCCACCTCTTGTCCGAGTGGCGCAGCTCAGAACGCTGGGGGATGGTACACGTgctccccttcctgccctccccctcgCCAGCGGTCCCGGGGGAAGCCACTGAAAGCTTCATCTGCCCCCCGAAAGCAGGGAGCTGGGCTGCGATGGGGGCTCGGGAAGCGAGTGTCTGCGTGTGCGCGTCGGTGGTGTGCGCCTGCGCAGCCGGTTCCACATCCCGGCTCTAAACTGACCCTGGTTTACTGATTGATTTTCATGTAAAACGCATTCAATCCTCAAAATGACCTCACTCAAACTCTGtccttctgacttttttttttttttaagaaaactgttGGCGGGCCTAGAAACCTGCAAGCGCTGACCTGTTACCAGGACCGCCCCCTAGCCttctgccctccctccttccaccacgcgcgcgcgcgcgcgcgcgcacacacacacacacttgctgtATGTCTAACTCTACAACCATATACTGGTTTTTACTGCTGCCAACTACACAGGTCTTTTCCCGTCGCGCAATCGGTCGCATCCCCTTAAAACGCGGCAGCGGCCTTGCAGCAGCCCTCCGCCTCCCGCGCGCTCTGTACGAAAGAGTTCCCCCAGGCTATAATTGGGTCCTTGCTGGGGCCGGCTGGTCATCTCGGTAACCGGGGTCCCCGCCCGGATATCAGCCCTACCCTCTGCAGAAGTCAACTTGAAATTGTCCCCTGTCCCTCCTGAGTCTGCCTCTCTGGGGGACGCCCCCATCGTGATTTTGTCACCACCTCCCCTTTTTTCAACCCCGCACCAGCCGCAGTATGAACGCCCAGCGAGTTACCGTGCACACAGACACGCACGTGATTCAACTCTTTCTTGCATCCTCGTCTGAATGGGACCCGAGAATTATATGGGAACTCCCACAGCTTTACCCTGGCTTGAGTCCCGCCTATTCACTGCTTCTTTACTCCTACTGGCAGCTTCcttgtgggaggtggggggaaccCCAAGGGCGGTTTCCAGAAGAAGCCTCCCTAAGGCAAGAGCTCAGAGGCCCCAGGCCTTtctggctcccctccccctcccctcccctccccccctccacctCTTAAGTTGGCTCTTCAAACTTGCAGGACACCATTCTGCGCCGGCCAAGAAAACAagagggggggaggggacaggttAAGGAAAACAAGGGACACAATCAGACCACAGAAAAGCCGGGAGAAAAGAGTTCCACGGGGAAAAGGAATGTTGCTGTCCAGATAAAGAATGTTTGTCATCCGGCCCTGGTCTTATTGAAAATTATAACTCACCTGGTTGCCTTTCACTTCTGGTTCCCCCACCCCTTCAGCTGCTATCAGGGTCCCGCCACCCTCTCTACCTTTGGCTTAATTCTCACCTCAGATAGGCGCAGGGCAGAGATAAGGCAAGGCTTTTAACTCTGTAAGAAGTAGACcgtgtatttttctttctacagCTAAGTTGCACCCGGGGCCTCTCTCCCGCCTCCTGAGAGGGAGTTTGTCCAGGGAGTTGGGTGGAGCCTTGCACAGGTGCGGAGTGATGGGGCCACAGAAGAGGGCAGGGGCGTGGAGGGCATCGTGGAGGAGGACGCGGGCCATAGCCTAGGGTGCTCCTGGAGGCTTCTGCAGCCACTGTCCAAAACCACACAGTTTACTTATTTCGAAGACAGACATTTCATCTGCCTCTCAGGCCGTGACGGGGGCTCTGCTATTTCAGGTGTGGAGAAAGGCGCTCAAGTCGCCTCCGAGAGGACGTGCCTCCTCCTACGATGCCACCCCCTCCTCCCTAGCCGAGCTCCCCCTCTCCGGAACAGGCCGGCCCATTCCAGGCCTGGCCTTGTCTCCCTACTTCTGCGCACAGCCCGCATCCTGGGGGGCTGGGCAGAGCAGCCCAGGGGTAGGGTTGGGGCAGGCCCGGACGCTCACGGGCGCTGGGTGCCCCCTTCTCTCCACAGCGGTGCAAGGACAAGTTGAACGCCTTAGCCATCTCCGTGATGAACCAGTGGCCAGGAGTGAAGCTGCGGGTGACAGAGGGCTGGGACGAGGACGGCCACCACTCAGAGGAGTCGCTGCACTACGAGGGCCGTGCGGTGGACATCACCACCTCGGACCGCGACCGCAGCAAGTACGGCATGCTGGCACGCCTGGCCGTGGAGGCCGGCTTCGACTGGGTCTACTACGAGTCCAAAGCGCACATCCACTGCTCGGTGAAAGCAGGTGAGGGGGCGGGCCCACCCATGCCGACAGCACCCCCCCAGCAGCTCCAGATCTGCGCCCCAAAGCCCGGTTCACGGGAAGGAggaaagtggggaggaggggggcagacAGGGAGGGGACTGGGTGATGACTGGTGTTTCTGTGGCGGGAATAGTCCCCGTGAGGCCTGTCCCGGTCCCCAGCCGGGAGCTGTCCCTACCTTTGAGGCCACAGAGGCCCACGTTCTCTGAGCCCAGATGCAGAGGGCATCTGGCTTCTCgagccttcccccacccctgttTCCGGAGTCCCCGCTGCAGGTGGCAGAGACAGGGAGGAAAgatggtggggcggggggggactGTCCTGGTGAGAGACTGCAGCCCTGCCCAGTCGGCCAGCTCTGGCCCAGAGCCTCTGTCTCAGTAGAGCTTAAGAATGAACTACTCACCACTCGCCACCGGCCCGCACTCGGCACAGGAGGTTCTGCCCGGGGTGGAAGCCTGTGGATTCTGAACTAACTTAGCTCACTCGGCCTTTGGGAAGAGGCCTGATGGGAGGTAATAAAGCCGGTAGTTACCACTTCCAACATCTGGAGGCCGCAAAGCCCAGAAGCATCCGTCCTTATTAGGAAACAGCTGGGCTGCCCTGAGCCACAGGCAGGGCCAGGAAAGCCAAGCCTGCAGCTGGAGCCCCCCGCCCTGCTGCGTGAGGCTGACTTCCCTGGGCCTGCAACGCCACACGCTGTTGCTGGCGAGGAACAGCTCCGGAAGGAAGGCGCGCGCGCGCACAGGCCCCAGCTCCACTGAAGCAGGTCTCTCCAACTCTCGGCAGAAGCCGGCGCATTTAGCAAGACAGTTCACAGTGAATTTCGGAGGAACtgcgcctccccccgcccccagtttcGCCTGTTTGTCACCTAAACTGTATTTTAATAGCGTATGTTAGTAGAAAAACACTTTCGAGGTGTCGAGGCACACTTTGGAGGTAAGGAAAAGAGTGGCCTCCTctaacaacagaaagaaaaggtgTGGAAGCCTGGGGAGAAGGTCTGGGCTTAGGGCCCGGGAAAGGGTCTCAGACGCCGGCAGGGCGGGGAGGCGCGCCCCGACTTCGCGGGGCTCCTAAATGGCGgcgcgccgcgccgcgccgccgGCTCCGGGCCACCCCTGTCCGCGGGGTCCCCCTGGCGGGGGTCCCTCGAGGTCTCCTCGCAAAAGAGCAGCGGTCGTCCGGCCCGGGACCCCGCCGGGGGAGCCGGGCCCGGCGCGCAGAGCCGCTCATTGGCATTCCGCGCACAAGGGCCGGGCGCGGGGCGGTGCGTGTCAAGCAGGGTCGTGCGACTCGACGCCTCGGGCTCGCCTGCGTCCCGGGCGCATTCCGGGCGGCAATGTCGGGCCTCCAAAGGCCGGCCCCGCACTTCATGCCGGAGAAAACGATGAGAAGATTAAAAGCCCTCAGTAATTCCAGCAGGAAGATTCTTTCTCGCGATCTCTATTTGCAAAAAGCAGGATCCCGGAGATTGGAATGCAAAGAAGACGGGGACGTCCCCGCCCCTCCTCCACGGCCCCCTGCGCGCCGCCCGACTCCGATTATTGTCCTCGGGACAGTGAGCCTCAGAGAGCGACAGAGGCCGGAGAAAGCGGGTAGTCAAGGGGCCTTGAGAACCCGGCGCTTCCAGAGCTCGGAGCAGGCCCCgccatttaaaattcaaatacatcTCGAGTGCTTGGAAGAGAGGCCTGGCTGTGCAAACAGTGCTTGTGAGGCCCGGGCTTCTGGAGAGCCCGCGTGTGAATCGCCGGGGGTGCGGCGGGGGGGTTGCACCTGAGCAAATAGGGAGGGGGCGGcccagagctggagagagagggagccgggaaggggtggggggatggaagGAGCCCCTCTTCCAAGAGCGCCTCCCATTTGTTGCAGAAATTACAATGACAATGGCGAGCCCTTTATTGGATTTTAATTAGAAGATCCACACAAGCCCCGGATTTTCACACCTCGGCCAATTCTCTGGAATGTTTGTCCAGTTGCTACAACTACTACAGCTATTTTTCAGCCCCGCCCTCGCCCCCAACCGGCCGACACCAACCAGCCGACACCAAGGCTCCCCGCTGGGCGCTGGGGGCGGGCGGGTGGGGCGCGGGGAGCGGCCGAGGGTCCCCGCCGCGCAGCCCTGGTGCGGAGCGCACGAGGGGGCGCCGCGCCCCGCGCCGGAGGCGGGAGCAAAGGAGGGTGCGCCCCGGCGCCCGGGTGAGCTCAAGGAGGCTTCCTGAGGAATCCAAGTGGAGAACAAATACCCTCTGAATTCGTGGCGAGGTTGGGTGTGTGCTGAgccggcgggggagggggaggggcgggggaggggggaggcgaAAGGGAAGGAGTGTAACCGGCCTCCCGCCGGAGACGCCAATCGACCTTTGTCACCGCCAGTCCAATCCTAAGAGAGTCGTTAAGGAATGCGTCTGCATCTGAATTTGGTCACCGAGgcggtggggatggggagagggaggtcCGCGCGGGACCAGCCCGGCACCTCTCCCCGGAGCCACGCGCTTCCTCGGTCTGGGCGCGCGGGACACCAAGCGTGCGCCCCCCCTTCCCAGTCGCGTCTTCCTCTCGGGACTCACCGCcctgtctcctcttctctcccttctctccccccgCAGAGAACTCGGTGGCGGCCAAATCGGGCGGCTGCTTCCCGGGCTCGGCCACGGTGCACCTGGAGCAGGGCGGCACCAAGCTGGTGAAGGACCTGCGCCCCGGAGACCGCGTGCTGGCGGCCGACGACGAGGGCCGGCTGCTCTACAGCGACTTCCTCACCTTCCTGGACCGCGACCACGGCGCCAAGAAGGTCTTCTACGCGATTGAGACCCGGGAGCCTCGCGAGCGTCTGCTGCTCACCGCCGCGCACCTGCTCTTTGTCGCGCCGCACAACGGCTCGGCCGGCCGGGAGCCCGAGGCGCTGTCGGGCGCCGGGCGGCCGCCTGGGGGCGCGCCGGAGCGCCGGGCGCTCTTCGCCAGCAGCGTGCGCCCTGGCCAGCACGTGTACGTGGTGGCCGAGCGCGGCGGGGATCGGCGGCTCCTGCCGGCCGCCGTGCACAGCGTGACGCTGCGCGAGGAGAGCACGGGCGCGTACGCGCCGCTGACGGCTCAGGGCACCATCCTCATCAACCGGGTGCTGGCGTCGTGCTACGCGGTCATAGAGGAGCACAACTGGGCGCACCGAGCCTTCGCGCCCTACCGCCTGGCGCACGCGCTCCTGGCCGCGCTGGCGCCCTCGCGCACGGaccgcggcgggggcgggggcggcggccgCGTGCCCCCGGCCGCGCCAGGTGCGCCGGCTGCGCCAGGTGCGACCGACGCGCCAGGCGCCTCGGGCATCCACTGGTACTCGCAGCTGCTCTACCAAATAGGCACCTGGCTGTTGGACAGCGAGGCCTTGCACCCGCTGGGCATGGCGGTCAAGTCCAGCTGAAGGCCAGGGGGCCGGGGAGGGCACCgggaaggggcggggcggggcgggcggggggaggggcgagATACCGCAAATGACACACGGAAAAAGCGCACGAAATGAGactttaattataataataattaataataataataaaaagtaggACAGTCCAAAGTAGACTATAAGGAATCAAAGACCCCGAGAAATTCTGTTGTTGTgtttagtttatatatatatatatttttgaattttttgattcctgtttaattttggttattttttcacCTCTCCTggctatttatttgtttggtatgaatagatgttttaaaataatatgaaccGGACCTTCAAGAGCCTTAAATAGTTTGTTTCTTGGATAATTTATTATCATGTGAGCTGTACTCACAGGGGGAAAGATTATTTTGTGAAGCCAAGCGACCCGCTCAGAGTCTATTTTTCTACACGTCCCTCGTCCTGACTTTCAGAAAGCAAAATTCTGTCCTCTCCATTCCTCGTTTGCAACGCTCCTGCTTTTCAGCAAGTGTAAACTAAAACATGCTTCATGGGGGtccacaaattatatttttatacacagaATTGTAAATTAGATTTTTGAGAGATCAATACTTAACtgaattacatttcatttttgaaatagtgtaaaatatgaaaatatattattttaatttaactagTTTCCAATGTAACAGCCATCTCCTGTTTCGTCTTCTGGGTTGAATATTTGCTTTGTCATCACCATTTCGGCCACATGCTTGGAAGTCAAGACTgttacacactcacacacacacatacactttttttttcttgggcaAACTGGAAGAACTCtgttatttttaacttcaaagaatttattagaaaataatattttttaaaagcgcACATAGTGATCCCACAAGGATGGAGCCTGTAGTTtgtacagagaaaaacaaaggatgtTTTTGCATTAAGAAATTGAGAAATAACtgctgtaaatttactaaaatgtatttttgaatattttgtaatagttttatagaaataaaatgtaccaCGCACAGCCTGGTTAGTATATAATAACTAAGAATTCCTGTTGCagccctttttctttccttttttttggcttctttgtTTGGGAAACCTAGTGCTGACAGGAGTTCCCAGTATTATATTTAGATGTGTTGCTTATACTGTGAATTCAGATCCACTTACGTAGGTAACCGAATCGACTTGTTTGTTTTCGTCACTGGAGAAACCTCAGCTCTGTTTGTATTTATTGTGTGAAAGCCTCTCTACTCAAAGGATGGCGGTGCCGTGCTGGGTGCCCTTCTGCCCTCACCTCCCCCAGCTTAACCAGCACAGCCTCAgcggctgcctggaggaggtggcctggGGCAGTCACCCAGAACTTCCTCCCCAGGCCCCGCGTCATTGGTGGCCGACTTTGTTCCCTCCACTTGGTTGACCCAGGTTGGGGTGCACTGTCCCCCTGGCCTTGCAGGGAGGAGATCCTAACTGCTTTCTGAAGTCCTGGGGTGCCCTTTTCAGAAGGGTCCCCAAGGAGAGGGCCAGGTGTTGACGGTCTGCAGGAGGATGTGTTCCCTGCCTGCTCTGTGCGGACCcggccttccctcctctcccgTCACACCCACTAGAGCCTCAGGGTGCCGGGGTCCTCGGGCCACGCTGGTGTCTCCAAGTTGTCTGTCTTGAGTGGTTGTCAGGTGAGGACGTTTGTCCCTAGGTCGTGGTCCTCCTTCTGCGGGCGCCCTGGAGCCAGTGCCCTGTGTCAGCAGGGCCGGGGAGACAGGTCCTCCGTGCCTGGTGCTGTGTCATAGGCTCAGCCGCCCCGGGCGGTCACTCTGAGGGCTTTGGTTTAGTGAAGGCTGCTGTCCCGCTCTGCGCTCTGGGCCCAAATGCCTCTGAGGCTGAGCTTTGGGAAGGTGGGCCGTGTGGCCTCAGGGCCTCTCAGAAGATTAAACAAGGCGGGCCTGGGTTTAGGGGAACAGAATTGAACTCGACGGCCTCGGGCCAGTCTCGGTCCCACCTGGTCAGGGTCTGGAGAAGCTGCTTCTGAGGCTAGGGCTCAGGTCCCTGGGGGGGGTTTCTGTGCTGAGGTCTGGTGAGATGTGGCCCTCCAAGAGGCCGGGGGCCCCGATGGGTGGTGCTGGGGCCAGAGCTCACCCTCCGGGCAGGAGTGGTCCCTGGTCCTCCTTGGTCTCCTAGGTGGTCAGCAGGGTTACGATCCCTGGTAAGGTTGGTGGTTTCTGTTCTGATGACTGTCCAGGTCTGAGTGTTAAGTCAAACCAGGAGCACGCAGCACACCAGCAGCTCTGGCCAGACTGAGCCCCGGACTAGTTAGCGGTCAGAGAGGGAGGTCAGGTGTTGGCCTGGCCCGAAGGTCCCTGGCAGCGCCCCCTCCTGGCCGGGCAAGGTTGTGGCACCCTCGCCTgtttccccccctccctccccaccttttaaGACCCTTCGCAGCTTTATAGTGAGAATTCTCTTTTTCACGTCCGCCGCGTAGAGAAAGGAAGTGCAGGGCATCGGGCAGGTGCAGCACTGCTGCCGGACGAGGGCCCGCTTCTCCATCTTCAGGGTTGACAGGACCAAGAGTTTGTGCCAAGCGTGTGCGTGGTGTTGCCGCCGGCTTCCCTCGTGACTAATTGCATATCTATTCCTGTCAAACACGCGTACCAGAATGTACTTGAAACTGTTATCTTTGTGCTCTGTTTGAATAATTAAAGAAGTTACAGAGACTTTGTGCCGCGTCTGTTCTGTGGCAAAATTCCCGTCCCATCCTGTCATCTGCAACTCCCGCTTTCTTCCACCAGGTTGTCCCAAATATGTGAAAGAAGAAGTGTCATTGAGTGCACACTGCGGATCCATCAGGGGTGGTGATGGGCTCTTGCGTGTGGGACAAAGCACGAGGCCCGTCCATCTGAGGAAGCTGCCGGCACGCGGCAGCGtgtgtggcagggagggaggcagccCCATCCTCTCCTGGTGGAGACCCTTTGCTGTCAGCATCACATCCACATGGGAAATACTGGGCTGACATGCAAAGAATGCCGGCTGGTTGCAAGATTTGGCAAGAAAGCACCAAAGTGCCTGCCTGTGAGCCAGCTCCAGGGCTGGGGGGCGGCGGGAAGCATCTGGGTGCCCCAGTGACGCAGAAAAGTGGCCGGTCTATCCTTGTGAAAGAACCATCCACTCAAGGGGGCTGAGACGTCCAGGGAAGTGACCTTCATAGTTTCTTATTGGCCAACCATGGCCCCAGGGACAAATCTGGACAGCGGCCCGTTTTTATACAGCCCACAAGCTGAGATcgggttttacattttaaatggttgaaaataaaACAGCTAAAGAAGAATATTCCATATGTGAAAATTCTATAAAATCTGTAACTCAGCTTCCATCAGCAAGTTTCTCTTGGAATCttactcccccccaccccacccccaggctggcTCATTCCTCTGCCTGCTGTCCCCGGGGGGGCCTTCAGGCTCCCACGGCTCCGGAGAAGCTGCATCAGGGACCACGCAGCCCACAGAGTCTGAAGTATGTACCATCCGGGTCTTTACAGAGAACGTTCGCCAACCCCCATCTAGGATCTCATGGAAACCCAGCCCGCTGTGGTGGGGCTGGAACGTAGTGGGGTGAGGCCAGCACACCACACTCTCTATTGGAATTCAAAGGTGGCTCACATGGCTACTTGCTGGGGTAACAAATCCAGCAAGACCTGGTGGTGTGGCAGGTGAACCTATGCTAGCCTGGAGGTAAACAGGACCTGGTGGTGTGACAGGTGAACCTATGCTAGCCTGGAGGTAAACAGGAGACACCCACCTGTAAAGACCCACAAGCGGGCCGGGGCCAGAAGCCGTGCAGGCTTCATCCCAACCTGGTGAAAATCGCCCCCGGGGGGAAAGGAAGCCCGTGTTTGGAGGTAACCTTCTTGGCTTTTCTCGGCTGAGCCTGATTTtctcaaaggaagaagaaactgaCAGTAATTCACGTTCTATAAACAAGCTCTGGGCCCACCAAGAAGACAGGGAAACTGCATGAGGGTGGCGTTTTCAATGGGTGTCTTTGGTTTTCAGGATGAGGGCAGCTATGCTTCCAGAAGGGGGAAACTGGTTTAAATAAGAGGCTCAAGAAATCTGAAATGATAAATTCGAAGAAATATTATGCCGAAAACCCAAGGATTTCCCCCGTACAACTGAACCGGTTCCTGGGTGGAAACTTCCACGTCCCAGGCGAGGGCCTGGGTGTTTGCTTCCAGGGGAAGGTGATGCCCTTTCTGCTGGACGCCAAGCCTCATCCCAGTCGGGAAAGTCCCTTTCTccagacaccccccccccccccacacacacacacacacagaaaggctCAAGGCTTCCCTTTCTGAGCCTCGCAACCAAAAGGCAGCAAAACAAACCCGGTGTCTTTGGAAGGAGCTTTGGGCCCCGGGTCCCTGTGTCTGTCAAGTCATCAGAATCCCAGCCGAAACCCTCCAGCCAGACCCAACAGGCAGGCCACACATGGGCCAAGAAAGCAGGAGCCTGGGCAGAGA
Encoded proteins:
- the SHH gene encoding sonic hedgehog protein translates to MDEMLLLARCLLVVLVSSLLMCSGLACGPGRGFGKRRNPKKLTPLAYKQFIPNVAEKTLGASGRYEGKITRNSERFKELTPNYNPDIIFKDEENTGADRLMTQRCKDKLNALAISVMNQWPGVKLRVTEGWDEDGHHSEESLHYEGRAVDITTSDRDRSKYGMLARLAVEAGFDWVYYESKAHIHCSVKAENSVAAKSGGCFPGSATVHLEQGGTKLVKDLRPGDRVLAADDEGRLLYSDFLTFLDRDHGAKKVFYAIETREPRERLLLTAAHLLFVAPHNGSAGREPEALSGAGRPPGGAPERRALFASSVRPGQHVYVVAERGGDRRLLPAAVHSVTLREESTGAYAPLTAQGTILINRVLASCYAVIEEHNWAHRAFAPYRLAHALLAALAPSRTDRGGGGGGGRVPPAAPGAPAAPGATDAPGASGIHWYSQLLYQIGTWLLDSEALHPLGMAVKSS